GGATCCGTGGCCAGCCTTTCCATAATGTCCACCGAGGCGTAGTTGTGGCCCCAGGGAATGTAGCGGTTGCCGGACGGATAAAGGATGAAGCTTTTGGCGTCCGGGGCAATTCTTACCGTTTCCATATCCGTCGATCGCGCAACACTCGTGAGCGACGCCGCGCCAAGCAGCAGTGAACAGCAGATCAAGAGGCGTCGGGTTCGCGAAATCATCTGTCGCCTCGTCGGGTCGGAACCGGCCAAAGGTCGCATTGCGCCGTTCACATTCTCTTGGGCCACCATAACGGCTTTGACCGTGCCTAGAAAGCGGCATGCATTTGTTGGCGACTCGGCTAGTAACTGCTGGTCGTGAGATCCTCGTTTGGCGACACGGATGCTACTTCGTCACTTGATCCAATTGCAGCGTTGGCCCAACTCTATTCTGCGAGAGGAGGCCCCACCGTGGATCACGCGCAATCTCGGTTTCACTTACTGAAGCCGGATACCACCGAGCGAAAGCCAAGTGGGCACGTCAGCGTCCTGTGTCGTGTTGGCAAAACGCAGCGGAATGCCGCCCTTCAGCGAATTGGGCAATCGCACTGCGAGGGTGTACGACCCTGCTTTCACACCAGAAAGGTCCAGGTTATCAGACCATACCCGCGGATTGTCGCCGGGAAGCAGCCCAGTCAGCTTCCCGCTCCCCGTGAATGTCTTCGCCGCGCTCCCATCCGCCAGCAATCCGTATTCCGGCCGCCAGTCATAGTAGAACGGAGCGACGCCTCGGTTTTCGATCTCGAGTGCCACCGATACTTTGCCGTCCTTCACCGCGCCGATCGTCACGGCCGAGGCGTGGAATTCGTACCCCATCCGACGCACCACTACTTTCGCCCTCGCGATGCGGTCGGCCTGCTGTTTCCGTTCGAACATGCCGCTGTCCATCAGCCACGTCGCATGCGACTCTTCCACGCATTTGAGGATGTTCTGGATCTGCTTATTACCGGGCTGCTCGTCGAACACTTGCCCCCACGCCTCAGGGCGGATTTCACCGCCGATGGGGTGCGTCTTCCACTTGGCCTCCGCATCAGGGCCGGCGGCCTTCAGGGCGGTCATGTAGAACCACTCGTCACCTTTCCTTCCGGTGTGCAGCGTCGCCCATGCGAACGAGTCGTCATGATAGCCAAACTTGCGGTCGGAGTTTTGTGCGTGCTGATGGTCTTCTTTCCCAGCCGGGTATCGCAGCAACACCGGCGTAACCTTGAATGCCGCTTCGTAGGCTTCCACGACCTCCAGTTGCACCGTTTTGCTGGCGAAGAGATCGTCCCTCGGGTAGTTATGCCACTCGCCCCACGCGCCGAGCAACCCGGCCGTAACGAACCCGATCCGCGGGTCGCCGTCATACTTCTGGCCTAGTGCGGCGATGAAGTTCTTCATCGAACGCTGAAGATTCTTGTTTTCGTAGTCGGGGGTTTCCTCCTGGGCAGGCGGCAGCGGCTTGGTGTTCGTGTTCACATACTTGTGAATCTTCAGTCCGTCCTGAATGAGGAAGTCGGGGATGGCGCCGGTCTTCTTCGGATACTCGAGGTAGATGCGGAACACCGCCTGATGCCCGCGGCTGGCGATGTTGTCGAGCATCTTCTCCAGCGGGTTCCAGTCGAAATCGTCGTAACCTTTCACCAGCGCCGAGTAGGGCAAGTAATTAAACTCCAGGCTGTGTGGGAACTTGTCCCGCACGTCGGCTTGGTACGGCACTAGCCCCTTCAGCGGGTTGTCAACGGGCGCCGGACAGTACTCCAGAGGTTGACGCGATTCTCCCGCGATGGGTCGTGTGTAAACGGCCAGTATGAACATCAGACAAGCGATCGGGCAAATTCGGAACATCTTTCGTTTCTACTCGGCGCGGTCGAGATTGTTGTAGGAGCGAGTCATCTACAATAAGCACTGCATGTTGAATAGTATCTCGAGTCGTGAAGTTGGACAGGTCGCCGGGGCCGAGTTTAAACGTCCACTGAATAGCTGGCCTCCATGTGAGAGGCTTTACGACAGAGTCAGTCTATCAGTGTGCGTAGACTGCGGCAACTTCCCACACGGCTGCCCAGCTGCGCCGCTTGTTCTCGACGAAGTGCGAAAGAAGTCGAAAGTCTCGCAAGGCAAACGAGCCGATCGCCACCGCGTGTTCAATCGCTCCGGTCGACGCACGGAGTGCGAGCAACTCCATCGGAAGCAGCACAATCGACCTCGTCCCGCAACATGGTTCCTCCCTCTCCATCCTCCGAGGAACCGATGGCGGTGATACCAATAGGCGAAAGGCCCTGATTCCTGGCGATCCGCGAACAAGCGCGGCGGATCGCATTCGGTGTGGATCGTAACCCAGCGAACTTACCGCCATGTGCGTGATGGTCGCGGACAGTATAATAGAATGCTTCCAGTCCATCATCCACAGAGCAGGAACGCCTTCCGTGAAGATCGCCCGAATCTTTGCTCATCGTGTCGAGCTGCCGTTGGTCGAAAGTTCGTACAAGTGGTCCGGGGGGAAGTCGGTGTCGGTATTCGACAGCACGATTGTCGGCGTGGAGACCGAAAGCGGACTCGTCGGCTACGGGGAGGTCTGTCCGCTGGGCCCGTTTTATCTTCCGGCTTATGCCGAAGGGGTGCGAGCCGGGTTGCGGGAACTGGGGCCGCACTTGATCGGCTTCGATCCACGCGAACTTTCCAAACTGAATCAGCGGATGGATGCGGCGTTGAAGGGTCATCCGTACGTTAAATCGGGAATCGACATCGCGTGCTGGGACATTCTCGGCAAAGTCACGGGGCTGCCGGTGTGCGTGCTGATGGGAGGCCGGTTCGGTGAGAGCGTGCGGCTGTATCGTGCGATCTCACAGCAGCAGCCGGATGAGATGGCTGGCAATGTCGCCGAGTATCGCGATCAAGGTTACACGAGATTTCAACTGAAAGTCGGCGGCGATCCCGATCAGGACATCGAACGCATTCGCCAGGTCCGCCAAATTCTGCGACCGACGGATCGACTGGTCGCCGACGCCAATACCGGCTGGACGCAGCACGAAGCGATGCGCGTGGTCCGCGCCGTTCGCGACATCGATGTCTACATCGAGCAGCCTTGTCTGACTTACGAAGAGTGTTTGACGGTGCGCAGGCACACGGATCATCCCTTCGTCCTCGATGAGAACGTCGACGGAATCGACATGCTCCTGCGAGCGAAGGCCGATCTCGCGATGGACGTCGTAAATCTGAAGATCAGCAAACTGGGCGGCCTCACCAGAACGAAACAGGTGCGCGACCTGTGCGTCGCGATGGGGATCGCGATGACGCTCGAAGACAGTTGGGGGGGCGACATCACCACGGCGGCGATCGCGCACCTGGCGCACAGCACGCCCGAAGAGTTCCGGTTCACCAGCACCGACTTCAACAGCTACGTCACCGTCAGTACCGCGAGCGGCGCTCCTCAACGCGAGAACGGTTTCATGACCGCGAGCGTTGCGCCGGGGCTGGGGATCGCTCCGCGCGAAGAAGTGATTGGCAAACGAGTTGTGGAAGTCTCGTGAACTCGGTACGCCGCTCATAGAAAAGAATGCTTTCCTCAACCAACAAACATAAGAACCACCATGAGTCGAATCCCCGCGCTGATGACCTGCTGGCTGGCGATGGCGAACGTGTTCGTCGTCGCCGATGACCGCGCCAATCATACAAAGATTCTGACCGAGGCCGAGACGCGGTTGAAAGCGATCTACGACGAGCGAGAGTTTGCGCCTGCGACGTTCTCTGGACAGTGGCTGCGAGACAGCTCCGGCTACGTGGTTCTCGAAAAACCCGAGGATGGTTCCGAGCCGGAGCTTGTGCAGTACGACGTGCTGAGTGGAAATCGCTCCATCGTGCTCGGCGGCGACCAACTCGTTGTTCCGGGCACGTCCGACCGACTGGTCATTCAGGAATTCGTTCCGTCGCCCGTCTCGAGTCAGTTCCTGTTGCTTGCGCGAGTCGCCGCCAACGAAAAAACGGGATACTGGCTGTTTGATTCGAAATCGGGTGAACTCACAGCGATCGCCGCCGAGATCGACCGGCTGTCCTGGGAGAACACGTTTTCTCCGAACGGGACTCGAATTCTCTTTCGGCGCGGGCCCGATCTCTTGGTGTTCGACCTGGCCAGTAGTCGCACAATTTCACTGACACAGACTGGGGATCAAGACACGCTTGAAAATGGCGTTCCTGGCGGATGGAGTCCTGACGGGCAGCCGGTTCAGGCGCGATGGAGTCCCGACGGGCAACAGATTGCCTATGTTCAATCTGATGCTTCACATGTTCGACAACGACCTGTCGTTCTTCCGACGGATCCGACGTATCCCGAAGTCTCGCTAGAACGATTTGCCCGCGTCGGGACGCCGATTCCGACGCTGCGAGTCGGAGTCGTCCCTGCGGACGGCGGAGAGACACGTTGGGTGGACCTGCCGGCCGATCCGGGCGCGTTCTATCTCAACGACGTCAGTTGGGCGGGAAACTCGGAAGAACTGCTGGTCGAGATGTTGAGCCGCTCCCGCGACTCTCGGTCGTTTCTACTCCTGAACACAAAGACCGAGACAACGACCACGGCGTACGAGGAGTCCGATCCGGCCTGGGTTGATGCGAGTTACTCGGCCAATGCTGGTCTGGAATGGATTCAGGGTGGCAAAGCGTTCGTGCTGCTGAGCGAGCGTGACGGCTGGCGGCACGCGTATGTGATTTCCCGTGATGGCCAGCAGCAGACGCTGCTGACAAAACAGGCCAGCGACATCATGACTCGAGGGCCGGTCGATGAGCGCGGCGGCTGGATGTACTTCCTCGCGTCGCCGGAGAACGCCACGCAGCGTTACCTCTATCGCGTTCGACTGGATGGGAACAGCGATCCCGAACGCGTCACGCCGCAAGACCAGCCGGGGACGCACCGATACGACTTCTCGCCCGATCGCCAATGGGCGTTCCATACGCATTCGACGTTCGATTCTCCGCCGGTGATCGACCTGGTGAAGCTTCCGGAACATCGCTCGGTGCGTGTCCTGGAGGACAATGCCGAGTGTCGCCGTCGAGTGAGTCCGCTGATCACGCGGCCCACCGAGTTCTTGCAGCTCGATATCGGAAACGGCGTCGTGATGGATGCCTGGATGATCAAGCCGCGGGACTTCGACTCGACGAAGAAGTATCCAGTGTTCGTCTTTGTGTACGGCGAGCCGCACGGCCAGACGGTTCTCGACGATTGGACGGGCGGCCAGAATCACTCGATGTTTCATCGGATGATCGCCGACTTCGGATACCTGGTGGTGTCCATTGACGGCCGTGGGACGCCCGCACCGAAAGGAGCAGCCTGGCGACGCGCGGTCTTCGGAAGTCTCGGCCCGCTGTCGACGGAGGAGCAAGCCGCTGGCGTGGTGGAGCTGACTCGGACGCGATCCTTTGTGGATGCTTCGCGCGTGGGCATTTGGGGTTGGAGCGGCGGCGGCACGAACACCTTGAATGCGCTGTTCCGCAAGCCCGACGTGTACCACGTCGGCATCGCGGTGGCGCCAAAACCGCAGCCTGACCTCTACAACGCCTGGTTCCAGGAAATCTTCATGGGCACTCGCGAAGCGAACCCGGACGGCTATCGCCAGGCCGCTGCGATCAATTTCGCCGATGGCTTGCGGGGCGATTTGCTGATTGTCCATGGCACCGGAGAAACCAACACGCACCTGCAAATCACCGAAGGTCTCGTCGATCGGCTCATCGAGTTGGGCAAACGCTTCGACTACATGGCCTACCCGAATCGCGATCACGGCCTACGCGAAGGAAAAGGGACCGCGGTTCACCTGCGCCTGCTGATGACGCGCTACTTGATTGAGCACCTGCCGGCCGGCCCTCGGTAGACCCGCTGCAGAAACCACGTAGCCACGCTCGCCAAGAGCGTGGGCTATCCACGAATGGGCCTTAGTTCTTGCGAACGTGGCTACCCGTCGAAGAACCATTAGAGAGTATTCGCGTTGAAATCAGTCATTTTCCAGGGGTGCGTCCCGGCGCTGATGACCCCGTGCTTGGCGGATCACACGCCAAACTATCCAGCCTTGGTGAAGAAGGCTCAGGCCCTGATAACGGCCGGAATGAACGGAGTCGTGTACTGCGGCTCGATGGGAGACTGGCCCCTGCTGACGGATGAGCAACGACAGGAAGGTGTTCGCCGCCTGACGGAAGCCGGAGTGCCCGTCATCGTTGGCACGGGCGCTCAGAGTCCCGCGCGCGCCGCCGCGCACGCCGCTCACGCGCAGCGCGTTGGAGCGCAGGGGTTGATGGTCATTCCCCGTTTGCTGTCGCGGGGAACTTCTCCGGCAGCTCAGCGAGCGCACTTCGCCGGCATCCTGGCAGCGGCGCCCGAACTGCCCGCCGTGATTTACAACAGCCCCTACTACGGATTCGAGACCAAGGCGGACCTGTTCTTCGATCTGCGGCGCGCGTTTCCGAATCTCGTCGGCTTCAAGGAATTTGGCGGCGCGGATGCTTTGAGCTACGCCGCCGAGCACATCACGCACGCCGATAGCGACGTGTTGTTAATGGTGGGCGTCGATACGCAAGTGTGTCATGGCTTCATTCGCTGCGGCGCCGTCGGTGCGATCACGGGAATCGGCAATTGCCTGCCGCGCGAAGTGCTGCATCTGATCGCGCTTTGCAGACGGGCCGCGGCCGGCGACGTCGAAGCGCGGCGATTGGCGCTGGAACTGGAAGACGCCATCGCCGAGTTGGCGCGTTTCGACGAAGGGCCGGACCTGGTGCTGTACTTCAAGTATCTGTTCGTGCTGCTCGGCGACGCGGACTACGAACTGAACTTCAATGAATCCGATCAGCTCTCACCCAGTCAAAAGCACTTTGCCAAGGCGCAACTAAAGCTCTTCCAGCAGTGGTGGAGTCGCTGGCCAGGCCAGGAGTAGATCATGGCGCGGGCCCGAAAAGCACTTGGCGAAGCCCGCCGATCACGCCGAAAATCGCGTGACAGCCTAGCAGCCGCCAGCTAGGATTCGGCGTGCGAGCGTCAATCGCATTTG
Above is a window of Planctomycetia bacterium DNA encoding:
- a CDS encoding DUF4832 domain-containing protein, which produces MPYQADVRDKFPHSLEFNYLPYSALVKGYDDFDWNPLEKMLDNIASRGHQAVFRIYLEYPKKTGAIPDFLIQDGLKIHKYVNTNTKPLPPAQEETPDYENKNLQRSMKNFIAALGQKYDGDPRIGFVTAGLLGAWGEWHNYPRDDLFASKTVQLEVVEAYEAAFKVTPVLLRYPAGKEDHQHAQNSDRKFGYHDDSFAWATLHTGRKGDEWFYMTALKAAGPDAEAKWKTHPIGGEIRPEAWGQVFDEQPGNKQIQNILKCVEESHATWLMDSGMFERKQQADRIARAKVVVRRMGYEFHASAVTIGAVKDGKVSVALEIENRGVAPFYYDWRPEYGLLADGSAAKTFTGSGKLTGLLPGDNPRVWSDNLDLSGVKAGSYTLAVRLPNSLKGGIPLRFANTTQDADVPTWLSLGGIRLQ
- a CDS encoding cis-3-hydroxy-L-proline dehydratase translates to MKIARIFAHRVELPLVESSYKWSGGKSVSVFDSTIVGVETESGLVGYGEVCPLGPFYLPAYAEGVRAGLRELGPHLIGFDPRELSKLNQRMDAALKGHPYVKSGIDIACWDILGKVTGLPVCVLMGGRFGESVRLYRAISQQQPDEMAGNVAEYRDQGYTRFQLKVGGDPDQDIERIRQVRQILRPTDRLVADANTGWTQHEAMRVVRAVRDIDVYIEQPCLTYEECLTVRRHTDHPFVLDENVDGIDMLLRAKADLAMDVVNLKISKLGGLTRTKQVRDLCVAMGIAMTLEDSWGGDITTAAIAHLAHSTPEEFRFTSTDFNSYVTVSTASGAPQRENGFMTASVAPGLGIAPREEVIGKRVVEVS
- a CDS encoding DPP IV N-terminal domain-containing protein, with the protein product MSRIPALMTCWLAMANVFVVADDRANHTKILTEAETRLKAIYDEREFAPATFSGQWLRDSSGYVVLEKPEDGSEPELVQYDVLSGNRSIVLGGDQLVVPGTSDRLVIQEFVPSPVSSQFLLLARVAANEKTGYWLFDSKSGELTAIAAEIDRLSWENTFSPNGTRILFRRGPDLLVFDLASSRTISLTQTGDQDTLENGVPGGWSPDGQPVQARWSPDGQQIAYVQSDASHVRQRPVVLPTDPTYPEVSLERFARVGTPIPTLRVGVVPADGGETRWVDLPADPGAFYLNDVSWAGNSEELLVEMLSRSRDSRSFLLLNTKTETTTTAYEESDPAWVDASYSANAGLEWIQGGKAFVLLSERDGWRHAYVISRDGQQQTLLTKQASDIMTRGPVDERGGWMYFLASPENATQRYLYRVRLDGNSDPERVTPQDQPGTHRYDFSPDRQWAFHTHSTFDSPPVIDLVKLPEHRSVRVLEDNAECRRRVSPLITRPTEFLQLDIGNGVVMDAWMIKPRDFDSTKKYPVFVFVYGEPHGQTVLDDWTGGQNHSMFHRMIADFGYLVVSIDGRGTPAPKGAAWRRAVFGSLGPLSTEEQAAGVVELTRTRSFVDASRVGIWGWSGGGTNTLNALFRKPDVYHVGIAVAPKPQPDLYNAWFQEIFMGTREANPDGYRQAAAINFADGLRGDLLIVHGTGETNTHLQITEGLVDRLIELGKRFDYMAYPNRDHGLREGKGTAVHLRLLMTRYLIEHLPAGPR
- a CDS encoding dihydrodipicolinate synthase family protein; translation: MKSVIFQGCVPALMTPCLADHTPNYPALVKKAQALITAGMNGVVYCGSMGDWPLLTDEQRQEGVRRLTEAGVPVIVGTGAQSPARAAAHAAHAQRVGAQGLMVIPRLLSRGTSPAAQRAHFAGILAAAPELPAVIYNSPYYGFETKADLFFDLRRAFPNLVGFKEFGGADALSYAAEHITHADSDVLLMVGVDTQVCHGFIRCGAVGAITGIGNCLPREVLHLIALCRRAAAGDVEARRLALELEDAIAELARFDEGPDLVLYFKYLFVLLGDADYELNFNESDQLSPSQKHFAKAQLKLFQQWWSRWPGQE